CTGGTTAAATATTCGGTTGGACCGCGCCCACCACCAGTGCCTTTATCAAAGAATTTAATGTGCATCCGGATCTTCCTCCTGGTCACGTCTTCCAGGTTGGGTAGGAATATCTGCGAGCTGACGCTCAACAGCTAACAAAGCACGAATTACAGCCATCGCCTCAGCGTCGGATTTATAGGTGTTTGCCCAGCGCGAGACCTGATTCAGGTTGTTACCGATTTTCGACAATTCTCGAATAAGGGCAGGATCGACACGCTTCACACGTCGCTTCTTAACTGGTTCTCGATAGACCAATTTGGCAGCACTCATGTGCTGACGAATCAA
This Marinobacter antarcticus DNA region includes the following protein-coding sequences:
- a CDS encoding MobC family plasmid mobilization relaxosome protein gives rise to the protein MKRDKWVHVKVSESEKGSWHRMAELSGLTLADLIRQHMSAAKLVYREPVKKRRVKRVDPALIRELSKIGNNLNQVSRWANTYKSDAEAMAVIRALLAVERQLADIPTQPGRRDQEEDPDAH